CGCTTGTAGGCCATGGCCGATGAGCCGACCTGGTCCTTTGAGAACGGTTCTTCCATCTCGCCGAAGCTCTGCAACAGCCGCAGGTCGGTGCTGAACTTATGCGCCGACTGGGCCAGGCCCGAAAGCACGGCCAGCACCTGGTAGTCCTGCTTGCGGGTGTAGGTCTGCGAGGCAATGATGAAGGTATCGTTGAAGCCCAGTTTCCGGGCCAGCAGTTTGTCCAACTGCTGAACCTTGTTGGCGTTGCCGTTAAAGAGAGCCAGGAACGAAGCCTGTGTGCCGATGGCGCCCTTAGCGCCCAGGAATTTAAGTCCTTTTTGCATATGAACCAAATCCTGGTAATCCATAACCAGGTCCTGGAGCCACAGGCAGGCTCGTTTGCCCACGGTGGTCAGCAAAGCCGGTTGCAGGTGCGTATAACCGCAGGTGGGCATATCCTTGTATCTCAGCGCGAACCGGGACAGCTCGCGGATGAGGTCTTTTAGTTGTTGCCTGATGAAATCAATCGCCTGTTTGTAGATAATCAGGTCGGCGTTATCGGTCACCAGGGCCGAGGTGGCGCCCAGGTGGATAATCGGCTTGGCCTTGGGGCATTGCTCGCCGTAAGCCTTGATGTGGCCGACTACCTCGTGCTTGGTCAGCTTTTCGTATTGGGCAATTTTGTCGTAGTTGATTCTGGACTGGAATCGCTTGAGCTGGGCTATCTGGGCTTTGGAGACGGGCAGGCCCAGCGCCCGTTCCGCCTCGGCCAGCGCCACCCAGACCCGGCGCCAGGTGATAAGCCGGTGCTCGTCGGAGAAGTTGTAAACCATCTTCTCGTCGCAATAGCGCGTCACCAGGGGCGATTGGTATATTTTCTTGTCCATAGTGTTTAGTACACGGATTTAGCGGATTCAGCCGATAAAATCCGATTAATCTGCTTAATCAGCTTACTTGTATTTATTTCCTTGCCAATAGAGCGAAAAATACTATCGTATTAATCCGATGACCGAAATCAAGAAAATATTGATAATAAGATTAAGCGCCGTCGGCGACGTGATAAACACTTTGCCGGCCCTGCGCCTGTTAAGGAAACATTATCCCAATGCCCATATCGGCTGGGCCGTGGAAGAACGTGCCCGTGAAATCCTGGCCGGCGACCTGGACATCAACGAACTCATCGTATTCCGCCGAACCAGGCACGCGCTGTCTCCGGGCAATATCTTCAGCGCCGTGCCGGCCTTCATCAAGGCCTTGCGCCACACCGATTACGACCTGGCGCTGGATTTCCAGGGCAACCTCAAGAGCGGGCTGGTGTCATATCTCAGCCGGGCCAAACAGCGCATCGGTTTCGCCCCGCCGGCCTCGAAAGAATATAATTACCTGTTCAATAACCAAACCGTGCCATTGCCCGAACAAAGAATCAACCGCATCCAGAAGAACCTGTATTTGTTACGGGCGATAGGCATCTACGAGACCGGCCTGCCCAAGGAGCCAATTATAAATATAGAAAATTTAATTCGTGTTAATTCGTGTCCATTCGTGGTTCCCGATAGGGTGGTCGTTCTTCACCCGGGCACCAGCGCCTTCGGAGCTTATAAGCGCTGGTCGTCGGACAGGTATGCCCAGCTGGCTGACCGGCTCATCAACGAGCTCAAGTGCCAGGTTTTGTTGTCCTGGGGACCGGGCGAAAAAGAATTAGTTGACGGCATAGCCGCTATGGCCAAAAACAAACCGATTATCCTGGACTATTCCCTGACTCTTAAGCAGTTGGCGATGTTGTTGTCAAAGGCGACGCTGTTTATCGGGAGCGACTCGGCTCCGCTGCATTTAGCAAATATACTCAGGCGTCCGCTCATCGGCTTATACGGCCCCAAAGACCCGGTGGTCTACGGCCCCTGGCCGGCCCGAGCCGACGCTATTATCGTCCGCAAAGAGCTGGACTGCTCGCCCTGCACCAAGCGCTCCTGCGACGCTCCCAAGTGCATGGATGCTATTATCGTGGATGACGTATTTGCCACGGCCAATGAGATTTTGTCTTGACAGTAACGGTAAAATTGGATATAGGTGGTGGCATAGAAAATAAATAAGGATGTTCCCGGAATTTGTATGTTACCGGAATCCCAAAACAAAATAGATCAGATTTGTGAAATTCTTAAGAATTTTATTCCTTTGAATGAAGCAACCGACCCCACTTCTAAAACTGCACTCTTAAAAGAATATTTTAATCCACCAGCTTATATTGTACGATTCCTTTTATTAAAAATACTTCATCTAAAAGACCGCGGAATAGCAGATAAATCATTGTGGGGTACTTCTTTTAAATATAAAAATTATCTTTTTGAGGTAAGTGATTGGAAGGGAAGTTGGTGTCTATACGGGCCCGTGGATAGAAAAAAAGAGATACCTCGCATAGGGTTAGAAGTACAAAATAAAATTACAAAGGCCGTAAAGGTATTAGATGGTATTTTATCTAATAAGTTACGGAGTAAAGTAAAAATGGGGGATTTCTCCTTGCAAAATGTATATCATAAATTATCTGGTATTTACCACTTCTATGAAAAAGAGATTTTGGACACTGAAAAGCAGTATAATAGTTCTCGCACCAGCGATGGTAAAATGATGGGTCTTGTAACACATATTGCTCGTAATCACGACTTAAAATCAAAGATATCAAATTATTCTTTCGCACTAATAGTGTCGTTTTTCTCTTTATTGGAATTTATGCTTGATGCTATATATTCTTTTGAACGGCCAACCGATAACTTTTGGGAATACAAGAAGATGGATTTTAAGGAAAGATTCAAGTTAGTATTTCCCGTGAATAAGGATGCGGAAGCCAAAGGATTTTATGATGAGTTTATTAAAATACGAGAAAGGTACAGAAATCCTCTTGCCCATGGACTATTAAGAAATGAAGAAGATGTGTTAGTTTCTTTAGACGTATTAGACTTGGGTTTATTGAGCATGGAAGAATTGGTCCCTCTCTCGTATGAGTATCTGTCAAATAAAATTAACTACGGCAACTTTTGTATCAAGGATGATGATGCCGTAAAAGTGATAGATTCTTTCAGGGGGTTTATTAAATTTTTAGAAAAGAATAAACCTTATAGTTTTTATATCCAGTATCTACAAGCGGGATTCCCGGTTCCAATGAATAAAGAAAAGATAGATGAAATAAAAAAGACAATGACGACGCCTTATAATTTCTCAAAATATCTGGAGGCAAGAAGTGACACTGAAGATAGGATTATAAATAGAGATATTTAGTTATACAGGTTTACTCAAGGACAGAGGTCTCCACGGCATGGTATTTTGTTCAATCCGGTGACACACACCTAATTTTATAATCCGCCTGCCAGGCTCATTCCCGGGCGCTATTTTTGGCAAATCCGTCGGTTTACCGCCGAAATTCTTAATATAACTCACTTCCCGTCATAAAATTGTCGGACGTCCAACATTAAAGCATTTTTTTTCTGTATTCAAAGCCATGAAAGGGGATATGGATTCCGGTTCAATACGTAGGTAATGCCGGTAGTTATCGTAGGTAGGACCGGTACAAGTTGTAGGCGGGTCCGGTACAAGTTGTAGGTGGAGCCGGTACAAGTTGTAGGTGGGGCCGATAGAAGTTGTAGGTGAG
This region of Candidatus Brocadiia bacterium genomic DNA includes:
- the purB gene encoding adenylosuccinate lyase — encoded protein: MDKKIYQSPLVTRYCDEKMVYNFSDEHRLITWRRVWVALAEAERALGLPVSKAQIAQLKRFQSRINYDKIAQYEKLTKHEVVGHIKAYGEQCPKAKPIIHLGATSALVTDNADLIIYKQAIDFIRQQLKDLIRELSRFALRYKDMPTCGYTHLQPALLTTVGKRACLWLQDLVMDYQDLVHMQKGLKFLGAKGAIGTQASFLALFNGNANKVQQLDKLLARKLGFNDTFIIASQTYTRKQDYQVLAVLSGLAQSAHKFSTDLRLLQSFGEMEEPFSKDQVGSSAMAYKRNPVHSERITALSRYLISLLSNAEFTHASQWLERSLDDSANRRLTMPESFLTANAILNLYIYIVKGMSVNPSGIQKRINQELPFMVTEDILMAAVKAGGDRQQLHKSIRDHSMAAVARIRRGEDNDLIDRIRNDPAFLKITHRLDALTKPERHTGLSARQVEMFTKEANRIINSKH
- a CDS encoding glycosyltransferase family 9 protein, whose translation is MTEIKKILIIRLSAVGDVINTLPALRLLRKHYPNAHIGWAVEERAREILAGDLDINELIVFRRTRHALSPGNIFSAVPAFIKALRHTDYDLALDFQGNLKSGLVSYLSRAKQRIGFAPPASKEYNYLFNNQTVPLPEQRINRIQKNLYLLRAIGIYETGLPKEPIINIENLIRVNSCPFVVPDRVVVLHPGTSAFGAYKRWSSDRYAQLADRLINELKCQVLLSWGPGEKELVDGIAAMAKNKPIILDYSLTLKQLAMLLSKATLFIGSDSAPLHLANILRRPLIGLYGPKDPVVYGPWPARADAIIVRKELDCSPCTKRSCDAPKCMDAIIVDDVFATANEILS